From one Gemmatimonadota bacterium genomic stretch:
- a CDS encoding AAA family ATPase, which yields DPSPPPFLCIEEPENGLYHKLLETLANEFREHADTPGGSQVFITTHQPYFVNALEPDEVWILEKGDDGFSTIRRASDDPIVNNMVAEGLPLGGLWYSDYFDER from the coding sequence GATCCGAGTCCGCCTCCATTTCTCTGTATTGAAGAGCCGGAGAATGGCCTGTATCACAAGCTCTTGGAGACCCTGGCCAATGAGTTTCGAGAGCATGCCGATACTCCCGGTGGCTCGCAGGTTTTTATCACTACACACCAGCCATACTTTGTCAATGCGCTCGAGCCGGATGAGGTCTGGATTTTGGAAAAGGGTGACGATGGTTTTTCGACGATTCGCCGGGCAAGTGATGATCCAATCGTGAATAATATGGTCGCAGAGGGTTTGCCATTAGGAGGCCTCTGGTACAGCGATTATTTCGACGAGAGGTGA
- a CDS encoding DUF4276 family protein — protein sequence MHFEVLVEDQSGKHALDILIRKIIGNQHTFRVIEYRGVGHIPKNLKSSTDASKRILLDQLIRLLRGYGRTFASYPENYPAAVIVVCDLDDKCLKVFRQELFRVLNACNPKPETRFCIAIEEGEAWLLGDIPAIKTAYSNARDNVLNSYTNDAICGTWELLADAIFQGGATGLESKGWRAIGREKSIWAARIAPNMDVKNNKSPSFRYFRQKIQELMGYSAQ from the coding sequence ATGCACTTTGAAGTACTCGTCGAAGATCAATCCGGTAAGCACGCACTCGATATTTTGATTCGAAAGATCATCGGTAATCAGCATACATTCAGGGTTATTGAATACCGGGGCGTCGGACACATTCCCAAAAATCTCAAGAGTAGTACCGATGCGAGTAAGCGCATTTTGCTTGACCAACTTATCAGGTTGCTCAGAGGATATGGAAGGACATTTGCCAGCTACCCCGAGAATTATCCAGCAGCAGTGATTGTGGTTTGCGACCTGGATGACAAATGCCTAAAAGTATTTCGTCAGGAACTTTTCAGAGTTCTGAATGCGTGCAATCCCAAGCCAGAAACCCGGTTTTGTATTGCCATAGAAGAAGGTGAAGCTTGGTTGCTCGGTGATATTCCCGCGATTAAGACCGCTTACTCGAATGCCCGGGACAATGTTCTGAATAGTTATACAAATGATGCCATTTGCGGCACCTGGGAACTTCTGGCGGATGCAATATTTCAAGGTGGTGCAACGGGACTGGAAAGCAAGGGATGGAGAGCAATCGGCAGGGAAAAGTCGATATGGGCAGCGCGCATCGCCCCAAATATGGATGTAAAGAACAACAAAT